The Deltaproteobacteria bacterium genome window below encodes:
- the murJ gene encoding murein biosynthesis integral membrane protein MurJ yields MSEESTARELGRVAKATGVVGSMTLLSRFTGLARDIVIGYLLGARSAADAFFVAFRIPNLLRRLTAEGALSAGFVPVLSQVLATQGRREAIEASRVIMTFAVLFLLVVTAAGVLFPAPLTWLFAPGFSAAPEKFSLTVRLVRIMFPSIFFLSLVALCMGYLNTFRHFMAPSLAPVLQNLSIIAAAFLLIPLLSQPVMSLAYGVLLGGAAQLALQLPFLRRHGFSWLPNPNFRSPALYRFLRLMGPAVIGAAVYQLNVLVSTILASLLEPGSVSYLYYADRLLQFPLGVFAVALGTAALPSFSSLAARQDIDGLRTTLGYSLRMVNFISLPSALGLMVVAVPAFSLLFQRGAFDAADVAACAHALVFLALGLWGVSAARVLVPMFHAMQDTKTPMRVAFLTFVLNFLLSLALMGPVGTAGAGNAFVTVVAAVGGGVGVLSLSYAGLALANSLSATFQFAALLWLMTRRLGGFAWGDYGSSLWRNLAAAAVMAGPLALVAARVQWGSATLFAQVPIFGALLAGGVALYAAASKLLRSPDWPLARKMGISLIERLPVFHAKK; encoded by the coding sequence ATGAGTGAAGAGTCAACGGCGAGGGAGCTTGGCCGGGTCGCGAAGGCCACGGGTGTCGTGGGCTCGATGACCCTGTTGAGCCGCTTCACGGGCCTTGCCAGGGATATCGTCATCGGGTACCTGCTGGGGGCGCGGAGCGCCGCCGACGCGTTTTTCGTTGCCTTCCGCATCCCCAACCTGTTGCGGCGCTTGACCGCCGAGGGCGCCCTGTCCGCCGGCTTCGTGCCGGTCCTGTCCCAGGTCCTCGCCACCCAGGGGCGCCGGGAAGCGATCGAGGCGAGCCGCGTGATCATGACCTTCGCGGTTCTCTTCCTCCTGGTGGTGACCGCCGCCGGCGTGCTCTTCCCGGCACCGTTGACTTGGCTGTTCGCGCCGGGTTTCTCCGCCGCGCCCGAGAAGTTCTCCCTCACGGTCCGGCTGGTCCGCATCATGTTCCCCAGCATCTTCTTCCTGAGTCTCGTGGCGCTGTGCATGGGGTACCTGAACACGTTCCGCCACTTCATGGCGCCGTCGCTGGCGCCGGTGCTGCAGAACCTGTCCATCATCGCGGCGGCCTTTCTGCTGATCCCGCTGCTGTCGCAACCGGTCATGAGCCTGGCCTACGGCGTCCTGCTGGGCGGCGCCGCACAGCTCGCGCTGCAGCTCCCCTTCCTGCGGCGGCACGGCTTCTCCTGGCTCCCCAATCCGAACTTCCGCAGCCCCGCGCTCTACAGGTTTCTGCGGCTCATGGGTCCGGCCGTCATCGGCGCCGCCGTCTACCAGTTGAACGTGCTGGTGAGCACCATCCTGGCCTCGTTGCTGGAGCCTGGAAGCGTCTCCTACCTCTACTATGCCGACCGCCTGCTGCAGTTCCCCCTGGGGGTGTTCGCCGTGGCCCTGGGCACGGCCGCGTTGCCCAGCTTCTCCTCGCTGGCCGCGCGCCAGGACATCGACGGATTGCGGACGACACTCGGCTACTCGCTACGGATGGTGAACTTCATCTCGTTGCCGTCCGCCCTGGGGCTGATGGTCGTCGCCGTGCCGGCGTTCTCACTGCTGTTCCAACGGGGCGCGTTCGACGCGGCCGACGTCGCCGCCTGCGCTCACGCGTTGGTCTTCCTGGCCCTGGGCTTGTGGGGCGTCTCCGCCGCGCGCGTCCTCGTTCCCATGTTCCACGCCATGCAGGACACAAAAACGCCGATGCGGGTGGCGTTCCTGACCTTCGTGTTGAACTTCCTTCTGAGCCTGGCGCTGATGGGACCGGTCGGAACGGCGGGGGCGGGCAACGCTTTCGTCACGGTGGTGGCGGCCGTGGGCGGGGGCGTCGGGGTGCTGAGCCTCTCTTACGCCGGGCTCGCGTTGGCCAACTCGCTGTCGGCGACCTTCCAGTTCGCGGCGCTCTTGTGGCTGATGACGCGACGGCTCGGAGGATTCGCCTGGGGTGACTACGGGTCGTCGCTTTGGCGCAATCTCGCCGCCGCCGCCGTCATGGCCGGTCCGCTGGCTCTGGTGGCGGCACGTGTGCAGTGGGGGTCCGCGACGCTGTTCGCGCAGGTTCCGATTTTCGGCGCGCTACTTGCGGGCGGAGTGGCGTTGTACGCTGCGGCCTCGAAGCTTTTGCGCAGCCCGGACTGGCCGCTGGCCCGGAAGATGGGAATCTCTCTGATCGAGAGACTCCCTGTCTTCCACGCGAAGAAGTGA
- the rpsT gene encoding 30S ribosomal protein S20: MANHKSAIKRHKQSVQRHLRNQAFRSRVRTLVKKTRVAIESKDRDTIAEKIKEVNGLLDKAVLKGVLKRNTASRTMARLARAAHQAASS; the protein is encoded by the coding sequence TTGGCGAACCACAAGTCGGCCATCAAACGGCACAAGCAAAGCGTGCAACGCCATCTGCGCAACCAGGCGTTCCGCTCCCGGGTCAGGACCCTGGTCAAGAAGACCCGGGTGGCGATCGAGAGCAAGGACCGGGATACCATCGCGGAGAAGATCAAGGAAGTGAACGGGCTGCTCGACAAAGCCGTGCTCAAGGGCGTGCTCAAGCGCAACACGGCCTCGCGCACGATGGCGCGGTTGGCGCGGGCGGCGCATCAGGCCGCTTCCTCGTAG
- the lptE gene encoding LPS assembly lipoprotein LptE, producing the protein MRLAFALAAALLAGACGYRFVGPGAGLPDDVRTVYLERFLNQTRVTGLEHGVGLALRRELAGAERPRVVDRFEDADAVLSGVIRHYGTRNLSVDGADRVLQSEARLDAEVTLRRRSPREVLWPRQVVRLREVYAGARGAVVPGSGEFLRDAIDTADIGRLSDAAIAESSRMAARERLLLRLARVIRQRMAEGF; encoded by the coding sequence TTGCGGTTGGCGTTCGCGCTGGCGGCGGCGCTCCTGGCGGGCGCCTGCGGCTACCGGTTCGTGGGTCCCGGCGCGGGATTGCCGGACGATGTCCGAACCGTCTACCTCGAGCGTTTCCTCAATCAGACCCGCGTCACCGGCCTGGAGCACGGGGTCGGGCTGGCGTTGCGACGGGAGCTAGCCGGCGCGGAGCGGCCGCGGGTGGTGGACCGGTTCGAGGATGCGGACGCGGTCCTTTCGGGAGTGATTCGGCACTACGGCACCCGGAACCTGTCGGTAGATGGAGCGGACCGGGTGCTGCAGTCGGAAGCCCGGCTCGACGCGGAGGTCACCCTGCGGCGGCGGTCGCCGCGGGAAGTCTTGTGGCCGCGGCAGGTGGTGCGGTTGCGGGAAGTCTACGCGGGCGCCCGCGGGGCCGTGGTCCCCGGTTCCGGCGAATTTCTGCGCGACGCCATCGATACCGCCGACATCGGCCGTCTGAGCGACGCCGCGATTGCGGAGAGTTCTCGAATGGCTGCGAGGGAACGGTTGCTGCTGCGGCTGGCTCGTGTCATCCGGCAGCGGATGGCGGAGGGATTCTGA